The following proteins are co-located in the Acidobacteriota bacterium genome:
- the flgC gene encoding flagellar basal body rod protein FlgC, which produces MSTLIGAINAGASALDAQRARMEVAISNLANAESTRGPGGVPYRRREVVLAEKPADPLAGRVEASGVEVAAVIEDQTPFRRRYEPSHPDADADGFVAVPNVDVPEEMVDMLGAARAYQANLNAIGLIRETIQKALELAK; this is translated from the coding sequence ATGTCGACCTTGATTGGAGCCATCAACGCCGGGGCGAGCGCGCTCGATGCGCAGCGCGCCCGGATGGAAGTCGCCATTTCGAATCTGGCGAACGCCGAGTCGACGCGCGGTCCCGGCGGCGTGCCGTACCGGCGGCGCGAGGTCGTCCTCGCCGAGAAGCCGGCCGACCCGCTGGCCGGCCGCGTCGAAGCGTCGGGCGTGGAAGTGGCCGCCGTGATCGAAGACCAGACGCCGTTCCGCCGGCGGTACGAGCCCTCGCACCCGGACGCCGACGCCGACGGCTTCGTCGCCGTGCCGAACGTCGACGTCCCGGAGGAGATGGTGGACATGCTCGGCGCCGCGCGCGCCTACCAGGCCAATCTCAACGCGATCGGCCTCATCCGCGAAACGATCCAGAAGGCGCTGGAGCTCGCGAAGTAA
- a CDS encoding sigma-54-dependent Fis family transcriptional regulator, translated as MSDRTRSTVLIADHESDSRRSLALALEAAGFTAAECSTMADAMSRLEGFAYDGLVVDVRLADGDGLDVLDEALTRYPDMRAVVTARFGSVHHAVRALKRGAADFLIKPIQPAQIVDLLRPAAVERRHPARIVPVRPVVPAEAPCFDQIVGSSPAMKRLFHTLSLVSPMNSTILLQGETGTGKELVARTIHRNSPRRDQPFVAFNAAAIPEGLAEAELFGHVKGAFTGAIQQRIGRFEAANGGTLFIDEVSSMPLSLQSKLLRALQEREVERIGSSRPVKIDVRVVAATNVDLRQMVKEGTFREDLFYRLSVVRVELPPLRARLDDVPALAHHFVLQSCRSNNLAEKVLSQDALRVLMEFSWPGNIRHLQNAVEYAVAMSGHAPEIPAAALPEELSHRLFGTSETGCEPAAPVIVPHTPEEGINFSSTMSQVERELILRYLQKAGGNKRRAARLLSLSRTTLIDKLQRLGVTEPAIATTAA; from the coding sequence GTGTCCGACCGTACGCGTTCGACCGTCCTCATCGCAGATCACGAATCAGACTCACGCCGATCGCTCGCACTCGCCCTTGAAGCCGCCGGCTTCACCGCCGCGGAATGCTCGACGATGGCGGACGCCATGTCGCGGCTGGAGGGCTTCGCCTACGACGGGCTGGTCGTCGACGTCCGGCTGGCGGACGGCGATGGCCTCGACGTGCTCGACGAGGCGCTCACCCGCTATCCCGACATGCGCGCGGTCGTCACGGCGCGGTTCGGCAGCGTGCACCACGCGGTCCGCGCACTGAAGCGCGGCGCGGCCGACTTCCTGATCAAGCCGATCCAGCCCGCCCAGATCGTCGACCTGCTGCGGCCCGCCGCCGTCGAGCGCCGCCACCCGGCCCGCATCGTGCCCGTGCGCCCGGTCGTGCCGGCCGAGGCCCCCTGCTTCGATCAAATCGTGGGCTCGAGCCCGGCCATGAAGCGCCTCTTCCACACGCTCTCGCTCGTCTCGCCGATGAACAGCACGATCCTGCTGCAGGGCGAGACCGGCACGGGCAAGGAGCTCGTCGCGCGGACGATCCACCGCAACAGCCCGCGGCGCGATCAGCCGTTCGTCGCCTTCAACGCGGCCGCGATCCCCGAGGGGCTCGCGGAGGCCGAGCTCTTCGGCCACGTGAAGGGCGCGTTCACGGGCGCGATCCAGCAGCGGATCGGACGGTTCGAAGCCGCGAACGGCGGCACGCTCTTCATCGACGAGGTGTCGTCGATGCCGCTCTCGCTCCAGAGCAAGCTGCTGCGCGCGCTGCAGGAGCGCGAGGTCGAGCGCATCGGCAGCTCCCGCCCCGTCAAGATCGACGTCCGCGTCGTCGCCGCCACCAACGTGGACCTGCGGCAGATGGTCAAGGAGGGGACGTTCCGCGAGGACCTCTTCTATCGCCTGAGCGTCGTGCGCGTCGAGCTCCCGCCGCTGCGGGCGCGGCTCGACGACGTCCCCGCGCTGGCGCACCACTTCGTGCTGCAGTCGTGCCGATCGAACAACCTGGCCGAGAAGGTGCTGAGCCAGGACGCGCTCCGCGTGCTCATGGAGTTCTCGTGGCCGGGCAACATCCGGCACCTGCAGAACGCCGTCGAGTACGCCGTCGCGATGAGCGGCCACGCTCCGGAGATCCCCGCCGCGGCGCTGCCCGAGGAGCTGTCGCACCGGCTGTTCGGAACGTCCGAAACCGGCTGCGAGCCGGCCGCGCCCGTGATCGTGCCGCACACGCCCGAAGAGGGCATCAACTTCTCGTCGACGATGTCGCAGGTCGAGCGGGAGCTGATCCTGCGGTACCTGCAGAAGGCCGGCGGCAACAAGCGCCGCGCCGCGCGGCTGCTCAGCCTGAGCCGCACCACGCTCATCGACAAGCTCCAGCGGCTCGGCGTCACCGAGCCGGCGATTGCCACGACAGCCGCGTAG
- the fliG gene encoding flagellar motor switch protein FliG has translation MASQSVPLSGPEKAAIALMALSEDGAASLFRYLAEDEVEKVARVIAGMGAVPPEVGEQVLTELNASASGSPIPAGGVEQARRLLNKALGPDQSRRVIDRVVDSLHTAAGFASIERANPEQLSKFFLGEHPQTTALILAHLNPNSAAQLLEQLPDEMRTEVVLRMSNLGDIPPDVISRVSSVIEQRLRGLGGQRREQRGGVRAVAELFNCLDRSVSRPALQRLEAISPDTAVAVRNLMFVFEDLVNVEESGIREIASRADKKTLTVALKGASEAIRQRFFSNMSKRAVDLMKEEMEMLGAVRLREVEKAQHEVVGIARKLEEEGLITTGAGAGEPYVT, from the coding sequence ATGGCGTCGCAGTCCGTTCCCTTGAGCGGCCCCGAGAAGGCGGCCATCGCGCTGATGGCGCTGAGCGAAGACGGCGCGGCGTCGCTCTTCCGGTACCTGGCCGAGGACGAGGTCGAGAAGGTCGCGCGCGTCATCGCCGGCATGGGCGCGGTGCCGCCGGAAGTCGGCGAGCAGGTGCTGACCGAGCTGAACGCCTCGGCGAGCGGATCGCCGATTCCCGCCGGCGGCGTGGAGCAGGCCCGGCGGCTGCTGAACAAGGCGCTCGGGCCCGACCAGTCGCGCCGCGTCATCGATCGCGTGGTGGACTCGCTGCACACGGCGGCGGGCTTCGCGTCGATCGAACGCGCGAACCCCGAGCAGTTGTCGAAGTTCTTCCTGGGCGAGCACCCGCAGACGACCGCGCTCATCCTCGCGCACCTCAATCCCAACAGCGCCGCCCAACTGCTCGAGCAGTTGCCGGACGAGATGCGCACCGAGGTCGTGCTGCGCATGTCGAACCTCGGGGACATCCCGCCCGACGTGATCTCGCGCGTGTCGAGCGTGATCGAGCAGCGCCTGCGCGGGCTCGGCGGCCAGCGCCGCGAGCAGCGCGGCGGCGTGCGCGCCGTCGCGGAGCTGTTCAACTGTCTCGACCGCAGCGTGAGCCGGCCGGCGCTCCAGCGCCTCGAGGCGATCTCGCCCGACACGGCGGTGGCGGTCCGCAACCTGATGTTCGTCTTCGAGGACCTCGTCAACGTCGAGGAGAGCGGCATCCGCGAGATCGCGAGCCGCGCCGACAAGAAGACGCTCACGGTCGCGCTCAAGGGCGCGAGCGAAGCCATCCGCCAGCGGTTCTTCTCGAACATGTCCAAGCGCGCCGTCGACCTCATGAAGGAGGAGATGGAGATGCTGGGCGCCGTGCGGCTGCGCGAAGTGGAGAAGGCGCAGCACGAGGTGGTCGGCATCGCGCGCAAGCTCGAGGAGGAAGGCCTCATCACCACCGGCGCCGGCGCCGGCGAGCCGTATGTCACCTAG
- a CDS encoding FliI/YscN family ATPase codes for MSSPLADPSISLAPYLARLPRIDPMPVAGRVVRVVGLLVEAIGLEVGVGDVCQVRTSDRRTVPVEVVGFRDGRLLAVPLAETTGVRPNDRVVFRGETPSVPVGDELLGRVIDGFGRPLDGRGEIAACRHAPLYAPHLNPLDREPISLPIGTGVRAIDALLTCGRGQRIGVFGGSGVGKSTLLGMMARGTEADVVVLCLVGERGREVRSFLEHDLGPRGLARSVVVVSTSDDPALARQRAAYAATTIAESFRDAGRHVLLMMDSITRFAMAQREIGLAAGEPPTAKGYPPSVFARLPGLLERAGAVRGRGSITGFYTVLVDGDDHNEPVADAVRAILDGHIVLSRDLAARNHYPAIDVLHSVSRTMPDVTSVEHRVRAGQLREWLATLRDNEDLISVGAYVPGSNARIDTALARREFVGRFLCQPADTSVRLADAVGALMAL; via the coding sequence ATGTCGTCGCCGCTCGCTGACCCGTCGATCTCGCTCGCGCCGTACCTCGCGCGCCTTCCGCGCATCGATCCGATGCCCGTCGCCGGCCGCGTCGTGCGGGTCGTGGGCCTGCTCGTCGAAGCCATCGGCCTGGAAGTCGGCGTGGGCGACGTCTGTCAGGTGCGAACGAGCGATCGCCGGACGGTGCCGGTCGAGGTCGTCGGGTTTCGCGACGGCCGGCTGCTCGCGGTGCCGCTCGCCGAGACCACCGGCGTCCGGCCCAACGATCGCGTCGTCTTCCGCGGCGAGACGCCGAGCGTGCCGGTCGGCGACGAGCTGCTCGGCCGCGTGATCGACGGATTCGGCCGGCCGCTCGACGGGCGCGGCGAGATCGCCGCCTGCCGCCACGCGCCGTTGTACGCCCCGCACCTCAATCCGCTCGATCGCGAGCCGATCTCGCTGCCGATCGGCACCGGCGTGCGCGCCATCGACGCGCTGCTCACCTGCGGCCGCGGCCAGCGCATCGGCGTCTTCGGCGGCAGCGGCGTCGGCAAGAGCACCCTCCTCGGCATGATGGCGCGCGGCACGGAGGCCGATGTCGTCGTGCTCTGTCTGGTCGGCGAGCGCGGCCGCGAGGTGCGGAGCTTCCTCGAGCACGACCTCGGCCCCCGCGGCCTCGCCCGCTCGGTCGTCGTCGTGTCCACCTCGGACGATCCGGCCCTGGCGCGCCAGCGCGCGGCCTACGCGGCGACGACGATCGCCGAGTCGTTCCGCGACGCCGGCCGGCACGTGCTGCTGATGATGGACTCGATCACGCGCTTCGCGATGGCGCAGCGGGAGATCGGGCTCGCCGCGGGCGAGCCGCCGACGGCGAAGGGCTATCCGCCGTCGGTGTTCGCCAGGCTGCCCGGCCTGCTGGAGCGCGCCGGCGCCGTCCGCGGCCGCGGCAGCATCACCGGGTTCTACACCGTGCTCGTGGACGGCGACGATCACAACGAGCCGGTCGCCGACGCCGTGCGCGCCATCCTCGACGGCCACATCGTGCTCTCGCGGGATCTCGCCGCGCGCAATCACTATCCCGCGATCGACGTGCTCCACAGCGTCAGCCGGACGATGCCGGACGTGACGAGCGTGGAGCACCGCGTGCGGGCCGGCCAGTTGCGCGAGTGGCTGGCGACGCTCCGCGACAACGAGGACCTCATCAGCGTCGGCGCGTACGTGCCGGGCAGCAACGCGCGAATCGACACCGCGCTCGCCCGCCGCGAGTTCGTCGGCCGCTTCCTGTGTCAGCCGGCCGACACGAGCGTCCGGCTGGCCGACGCCGTCGGCGCGCTGATGGCGCTCTGA
- the fliJ gene encoding flagellar export protein FliJ yields the protein MATFRFRAAAALERRREDETQALADLARVQARFHEASTSVEAEVARRARAEADAAVVQRRGCDAETLLWHRNWILRLASAVERLRQERDACAADVERARAAWMEARRRRLALERMKERAWRRFQLAEQRQTAKELDELARLRFVASDQWRHDP from the coding sequence GTGGCGACGTTCCGCTTCCGCGCGGCCGCGGCGCTCGAGCGGCGCCGCGAGGACGAGACGCAGGCGCTCGCCGATCTCGCGCGCGTTCAGGCCAGATTTCACGAGGCGAGCACGTCGGTGGAGGCGGAGGTGGCGCGCCGCGCGCGCGCCGAAGCCGACGCGGCCGTCGTCCAGCGGCGCGGGTGCGACGCCGAGACGCTCCTGTGGCACCGGAATTGGATTCTGCGTCTGGCATCGGCCGTCGAGCGGCTGCGACAGGAACGCGACGCGTGCGCCGCCGACGTGGAACGGGCGCGCGCCGCCTGGATGGAGGCGCGGCGCCGGCGGCTCGCGCTCGAGCGCATGAAGGAGCGCGCCTGGCGCCGGTTCCAGCTCGCCGAACAACGGCAGACCGCGAAAGAACTCGACGAGCTCGCCCGACTGCGCTTCGTCGCGTCGGACCAGTGGAGGCACGACCCGTGA
- the ipdC gene encoding indolepyruvate/phenylpyruvate decarboxylase, which yields MVLHTFLFDRLRDADVRHVFGLPGDFALNLFQALEADGRFTLVRLSHEPAVGFAADGCARATGGLGVCCVTYGAGGLNMVNAVACAYAEESPLVVLSGGPGRAERRRGLLVHHEVKSFESQLNVYREVTEHAAILDDPARAATEIVLAIEVARKRKRPVYLEIPRDMVAAEIEDPGDGPSVALPADEGAIAEAVTEIAARLRAARHPVLIVGVEVHRLQIRDAVVALAERLGVPVASSFLGRGVFPTRHPQFAGTYLGVVSPAALRETVESSDCVLLVGEHISDTSLGISANRLDETNLLRAVADDVFVGHHRYQRAPLERVVAGLLASPDLPAARRLPAIEQALPDEPPAPDAPISMRGVIHALNAFVDEHPEMPLVADTGDALFASVEIRSNECIAPAYYATMGFAVPAALGIETTTRRRPIVLVGDGAFQMTGPEIAHAAALDCRPIVVLLNNSRWEMLQAFFPDARYNTTPPWPFAALADLWGGRGVRVRTQGELRRALDHAWHTPTFTLVEVPLAPGDISPVLRRFVDEFKRRVY from the coding sequence ATGGTCCTCCACACCTTTCTGTTCGATCGGCTCAGGGATGCCGACGTGCGCCACGTCTTCGGGCTGCCCGGCGACTTCGCGCTGAACCTCTTCCAGGCGCTCGAGGCCGACGGCCGGTTCACGCTCGTGCGGCTCAGCCACGAGCCGGCGGTCGGCTTCGCCGCGGACGGCTGCGCGCGCGCGACGGGCGGGCTCGGCGTCTGCTGCGTGACCTACGGCGCCGGCGGCCTGAACATGGTGAACGCCGTCGCCTGCGCGTATGCCGAGGAGTCGCCGCTCGTGGTGCTGTCGGGCGGGCCGGGACGCGCCGAGCGCCGTCGCGGCCTGCTCGTCCACCACGAGGTCAAGTCGTTCGAGTCGCAGTTGAACGTCTACCGCGAGGTCACCGAGCACGCGGCGATCCTGGACGATCCGGCGCGCGCCGCCACCGAGATCGTCCTGGCGATCGAGGTCGCGCGCAAGCGGAAGCGGCCCGTGTACCTGGAGATCCCGCGCGACATGGTCGCCGCCGAGATCGAGGATCCGGGCGACGGCCCGTCCGTCGCGCTGCCGGCCGACGAGGGTGCGATCGCCGAGGCGGTGACGGAGATCGCCGCGCGGCTCCGCGCGGCCCGTCACCCCGTGCTCATCGTCGGCGTCGAGGTCCACCGTCTTCAGATCCGCGACGCGGTCGTCGCGCTCGCCGAGCGTCTCGGCGTGCCGGTGGCCTCGTCCTTTCTCGGCCGCGGCGTCTTTCCGACGCGCCATCCGCAGTTCGCCGGCACCTACCTCGGCGTCGTGTCGCCGGCGGCGCTGCGCGAGACGGTCGAATCGTCCGACTGCGTCCTGCTCGTCGGCGAGCACATCAGCGACACGAGCCTCGGCATCTCGGCCAACAGGCTCGACGAGACCAACCTCCTTCGAGCGGTCGCCGACGACGTGTTCGTGGGCCACCATCGATATCAACGCGCGCCCCTGGAGCGCGTCGTCGCCGGCTTGCTCGCGTCGCCGGATCTGCCCGCGGCCAGGCGCCTGCCGGCGATCGAACAGGCTCTGCCCGACGAGCCGCCGGCGCCGGACGCCCCGATCTCGATGCGCGGCGTCATCCACGCGCTCAACGCGTTCGTCGACGAGCACCCGGAGATGCCGCTCGTGGCCGACACGGGCGACGCGCTGTTCGCGTCGGTCGAGATCCGCTCGAACGAGTGCATCGCGCCGGCCTACTACGCCACGATGGGCTTCGCCGTGCCGGCCGCGCTCGGCATCGAGACCACGACGCGGCGCCGGCCGATCGTGCTCGTCGGCGACGGCGCGTTCCAGATGACCGGGCCGGAGATCGCGCACGCCGCGGCGCTCGACTGCCGGCCGATCGTCGTGCTGCTGAACAACAGCCGCTGGGAGATGCTGCAGGCGTTCTTCCCCGACGCGCGGTACAACACGACGCCGCCGTGGCCGTTCGCCGCGCTGGCCGATCTGTGGGGCGGCCGGGGCGTGCGCGTGCGCACGCAGGGCGAGCTGCGGCGGGCGCTCGACCACGCGTGGCACACGCCCACCTTCACGCTCGTCGAGGTGCCGCTCGCGCCGGGCGACATCTCGCCCGTCCTCCGGCGGTTCGTGGACGAGTTCAAGCGTCGCGTGTACTGA
- the fliE gene encoding flagellar hook-basal body complex protein FliE, with product MAIDRISSSIASGIDSSSAPRTTAVDFGSALERVVAAVDGSAGEANQAIGRMVDGTGDVHEAMIALQRADTLLQLTVQIRNKLVQAYQDVMRMPV from the coding sequence ATGGCGATCGACCGCATCTCCTCCTCCATCGCGTCCGGCATCGACTCGTCGTCGGCGCCGCGCACGACCGCCGTGGACTTCGGGTCGGCGCTCGAACGCGTGGTCGCCGCCGTGGACGGCTCGGCCGGCGAGGCCAACCAGGCGATCGGCCGGATGGTCGACGGCACCGGCGACGTCCACGAGGCGATGATCGCGCTGCAGCGCGCCGACACGCTGCTGCAGCTCACCGTGCAGATCCGCAACAAGCTCGTGCAGGCGTATCAGGACGTCATGCGCATGCCCGTCTAG
- the flgB gene encoding flagellar basal body rod protein FlgB, which yields MADTYSDAAITAALGRQMTKAVQRQAVAAGNLANLDTPGYRTKDVRFTEALDDQLGGLRTTNARHLGAEAARGGGEQTEAPGLAPRRDGNNVQLDRELLSLSRAAGDFSAAQTVLAAKFRLVRYAINEGR from the coding sequence ATGGCGGACACGTACTCGGATGCGGCGATCACCGCCGCGCTCGGTCGTCAGATGACGAAGGCCGTGCAGCGGCAGGCGGTCGCGGCCGGCAACCTCGCGAACCTCGACACGCCGGGCTATCGAACCAAGGACGTGCGGTTCACCGAGGCGCTCGACGATCAGTTGGGCGGCCTGCGCACCACCAACGCGCGTCACCTCGGCGCCGAAGCGGCGCGCGGCGGCGGCGAACAGACCGAGGCGCCCGGGCTCGCCCCGCGGCGCGACGGCAACAACGTACAACTCGACCGCGAGCTGCTGAGCTTGAGCCGGGCGGCCGGCGACTTCAGCGCGGCCCAGACCGTGCTCGCCGCCAAGTTCCGGCTCGTGCGCTACGCGATCAACGAAGGGCGCTAG
- a CDS encoding flagellar hook protein FlgE has translation MSANSFSPSLSGLNVNQQKLTVIGNNLANLNTVAFKSSVVNFADLVSQSVGGNSLNPMQIGLGVAMGSVSPNFTQGGIENTGISTNVAIQGNGFFLVGDSAHRAYTRAGNFAFDANGVLTTPDGQPVQGYTAVDPVTGQVTATGQPSDIVIPPGVLRAPIATTLFGTTLNLDANAAVGAAFTSSVQMYDSLGVSHVATINLTKTGVGAWSYDVTVPGAEVTGGTAGTPFSIGTGTLGFNSLGKLTAVNGGAAADVTITSPAWANGAAAVNFAWDLVDVNGTGTITSYAAPSATSSVTQNGSPTGAVSSIISIDAEGRLVASFGIGRTVTVAQLAMASFNNPQGLVKLGTNLYSESEASGIPSVGVAASGGRGTLIGSALEQSNVDIATEFTQMILAQRGYQANSKSITVADELLVDTLNLKR, from the coding sequence ATGTCCGCGAACTCTTTCTCGCCGAGCCTCTCCGGGTTGAACGTCAACCAGCAGAAGCTCACCGTCATCGGCAACAACCTGGCGAACCTGAACACGGTCGCGTTCAAGTCCAGCGTCGTCAACTTCGCCGACCTCGTGAGCCAGTCGGTCGGCGGCAACAGCCTCAACCCGATGCAGATCGGCCTGGGCGTCGCCATGGGATCGGTCAGCCCCAACTTCACGCAGGGCGGGATCGAGAACACCGGCATCTCGACCAACGTCGCCATCCAGGGCAACGGCTTCTTCCTCGTCGGCGATTCCGCCCACCGCGCGTACACGCGCGCCGGCAACTTCGCCTTCGACGCCAACGGCGTGCTGACGACGCCCGACGGGCAGCCCGTGCAGGGCTACACCGCCGTCGATCCGGTCACCGGCCAGGTCACGGCCACCGGCCAGCCGAGCGACATCGTGATTCCGCCGGGCGTGCTGCGCGCACCCATCGCGACCACGCTCTTCGGCACCACGCTGAATCTCGATGCGAACGCCGCCGTGGGCGCGGCGTTCACCTCGTCCGTGCAGATGTACGACTCGCTCGGCGTGTCGCACGTCGCGACGATCAACCTGACCAAGACCGGCGTGGGCGCCTGGAGCTACGACGTCACCGTGCCGGGCGCCGAGGTCACCGGCGGCACGGCCGGCACGCCGTTCAGCATCGGCACGGGCACGCTCGGGTTCAACAGCCTCGGCAAGCTGACGGCGGTCAACGGCGGCGCCGCGGCCGACGTGACGATCACGAGCCCGGCGTGGGCGAACGGCGCCGCGGCCGTCAACTTCGCGTGGGATCTCGTCGACGTCAACGGCACTGGCACGATCACGAGCTACGCCGCGCCGTCCGCGACGTCGTCGGTCACGCAGAACGGATCGCCGACCGGCGCCGTGTCGAGCATCATCAGCATCGACGCCGAGGGCCGTCTGGTGGCGTCGTTCGGCATCGGCCGCACCGTGACCGTCGCGCAGCTCGCGATGGCGAGCTTCAACAACCCGCAGGGCCTGGTGAAGCTCGGCACCAACCTCTACAGCGAGAGCGAGGCGTCCGGCATCCCGAGCGTGGGCGTGGCGGCCAGCGGCGGCCGCGGCACGCTGATCGGCAGCGCGCTCGAGCAGTCGAACGTCGACATCGCGACCGAGTTCACGCAGATGATCCTCGCGCAGCGCGGCTATCAGGCGAACTCGAAGAGCATCACGGTGGCCGACGAGCTGCTCGTCGACACGCTCAACCTCAAGCGCTGA
- the fliF gene encoding flagellar M-ring protein FliF: protein MNPDQLLAHLKKLATTLSAKQILGLASAFVAVVAVVVGSAYWINQPSYTLLVADMDAETATAVVSKLKAGRIPYELGDGGRTVSVPAERVDELRLDLASGGLPSAGRIGFEIFDRPAFGTTEFLEHVNYRRALEGELARTIGTLAEVSSARVHIAMAKESLFVDQEQPAKASVVLKLRGNRPLAASTVKGIQNLVSGSVEALRPESVVILDTFGRPLTRPQESDDALASSAQGDRQQQIERDLTAKVVSLLEPVVGAGRVRVNVSAQLNPDSVEQTEEHWDPTTVLRSRQSSSEGTAAAASAAGVAGARANQPPALSTAAAPAPAAAAPVAALSGPGRVSETANYEVGRVTRHTVSPQGALARLSVAVILDDERVTSTADGATKTTTRPWDPQGLQRIQGLVSAAVGFNQDRGDQLTVENIAFDATPLEAAPAEPTIGQQVLQQVKLYWPAALRLVGVVGIAFVALFGVIRPLTRAMTSTVTPAALPAPAGASARLPTVKEMEGQIEAELDGAANGQGRRLPVLTKRVAKLANEEPEQLARIVRGWIAEDER from the coding sequence GTGAACCCGGATCAGCTCCTCGCGCACCTCAAGAAGCTCGCGACGACCCTGTCGGCGAAGCAGATCCTCGGCCTGGCCTCGGCCTTCGTGGCCGTCGTCGCGGTGGTCGTCGGATCGGCGTACTGGATCAACCAGCCGTCCTACACGCTGCTCGTCGCCGACATGGATGCCGAGACGGCGACGGCCGTCGTGTCGAAGCTCAAGGCGGGCCGCATTCCGTACGAGCTCGGCGACGGCGGCCGCACCGTGAGCGTGCCGGCCGAGCGCGTCGACGAGCTGCGCCTCGACCTCGCGTCCGGCGGGCTGCCGTCGGCCGGCCGCATCGGCTTCGAGATCTTCGATCGGCCGGCGTTCGGCACGACCGAGTTCCTCGAGCACGTCAACTACCGGCGCGCGCTCGAAGGGGAGCTCGCCCGCACGATCGGCACGCTCGCCGAGGTCTCGAGCGCGCGCGTGCACATCGCGATGGCGAAGGAATCGCTCTTCGTCGATCAGGAGCAGCCGGCGAAGGCGTCGGTCGTGCTGAAGCTGCGCGGCAACCGCCCGCTCGCGGCCAGCACGGTCAAAGGCATTCAGAACCTCGTCTCCGGCAGCGTCGAAGCGCTGCGGCCCGAGTCGGTCGTCATCCTCGACACGTTCGGCCGGCCGCTCACGCGCCCGCAGGAATCCGACGATGCGCTCGCGTCGAGCGCGCAGGGGGATCGGCAGCAGCAGATCGAGCGCGACCTGACCGCCAAGGTCGTCTCGCTGCTCGAGCCGGTCGTCGGCGCCGGCCGCGTGCGCGTGAACGTCTCGGCCCAGTTGAATCCGGACTCCGTCGAGCAGACCGAGGAGCACTGGGATCCGACGACCGTGCTCCGCAGCCGGCAGTCGTCGAGCGAAGGCACGGCGGCCGCCGCATCGGCCGCCGGTGTGGCCGGCGCGCGCGCGAACCAGCCGCCCGCCTTGTCCACCGCCGCGGCCCCGGCGCCCGCCGCCGCAGCGCCGGTCGCCGCCCTCTCCGGTCCGGGGCGCGTCTCGGAGACCGCCAACTACGAGGTCGGCCGCGTGACGCGGCACACCGTCAGCCCGCAGGGCGCGCTCGCCCGTCTCTCGGTGGCCGTCATCCTCGACGACGAGCGCGTCACGTCCACGGCGGACGGCGCCACGAAGACGACGACGCGCCCCTGGGATCCTCAGGGGCTGCAGCGCATCCAGGGGCTCGTGTCGGCCGCGGTAGGGTTCAACCAGGACCGCGGCGACCAGCTCACCGTCGAGAACATCGCGTTCGACGCGACGCCGCTCGAGGCGGCACCGGCCGAGCCGACGATCGGGCAGCAGGTGCTCCAGCAGGTCAAGCTCTACTGGCCGGCCGCGCTGCGCCTGGTCGGCGTCGTCGGCATCGCCTTCGTGGCGCTGTTCGGCGTGATCCGGCCGCTCACCCGCGCGATGACCTCCACGGTCACGCCGGCGGCGTTGCCGGCGCCGGCGGGCGCGTCGGCACGGTTGCCGACCGTCAAGGAGATGGAAGGCCAGATCGAGGCGGAGCTGGACGGTGCCGCGAACGGCCAGGGCCGGCGGCTGCCGGTGCTGACCAAGCGCGTGGCGAAGCTCGCCAACGAGGAACCTGAACAGCTCGCCCGGATCGTGCGCGGCTGGATCGCGGAGGACGAGCGCTGA